One Defluviimonas aquaemixtae DNA window includes the following coding sequences:
- a CDS encoding TRAP transporter small permease subunit — translation MPNWTRTYVRFVEALNYRIGRFAMYLLFVLMAVMLWSSFARAALTPAIWTDEMGQFLMVGYFMLGGAYALQMDSAVRMDLLYSRWNDRTKAFVDVVTIFALLFYLGVLLFGGIESTAYAIEYDERRRGLWRPVMWPVKTVMCVGITLMLLQCTAILFKDVAKLKGEEL, via the coding sequence ATGCCGAACTGGACCCGGACATACGTGAGATTTGTCGAAGCGCTGAACTACCGCATCGGGCGCTTCGCGATGTACCTTCTCTTCGTGCTGATGGCGGTGATGCTCTGGTCCTCTTTCGCCCGCGCCGCACTCACACCCGCGATCTGGACTGACGAGATGGGCCAGTTCCTGATGGTCGGCTACTTCATGCTGGGCGGCGCCTATGCGCTTCAGATGGACAGCGCGGTCCGGATGGACCTGCTCTACAGCCGCTGGAACGACCGGACGAAGGCCTTCGTCGACGTCGTCACGATCTTCGCGCTTCTTTTCTACCTCGGCGTCCTTCTATTCGGCGGAATCGAAAGCACTGCCTACGCAATCGAATACGACGAACGAAGGCGTGGACTCTGGCGGCCCGTTATGTGGCCCGTCAAGACAGTCATGTGCGTGGGCATCACGCTGATGCTGCTGCAATGCACGGCAATTCTGTTCAAGGATGTCGCGAAGCTGAAGGGCGAGGAGCTCTAG
- a CDS encoding N-formylglutamate amidohydrolase produces the protein MAAKTKLALPVVTTENREAVGPFLIVCEHASNHFPRTFGSLGLEAEAQNAHVAWDPGALPLARALANALDATLVSAGISRLIYDLNRPPNSAGAMTERSELFEVPGNFALAAAERQRRTDLVYLPFHAALHAEIARRLASGRRPVIVTVHSFTPIYFGTRRDVELGIIHDADPRLAEAVLAEAKARTGLNCRLNEPYSAADGVTHLLRLQATPYGLPNVMLEIRNNLIADDVAVAAMAEGLTPVLTAALDRIGRAAMERAAV, from the coding sequence ATGGCGGCGAAGACAAAACTTGCCCTTCCGGTCGTGACGACCGAGAACCGCGAGGCAGTGGGCCCTTTTCTCATTGTCTGCGAACACGCTTCGAACCATTTTCCCCGCACCTTCGGATCCCTTGGCCTCGAAGCCGAGGCGCAGAACGCGCATGTCGCCTGGGACCCGGGTGCGTTGCCACTGGCGCGCGCGCTTGCCAATGCACTCGACGCGACGCTCGTCTCCGCCGGGATTTCGCGGCTCATATACGATTTGAACCGTCCGCCGAACTCGGCGGGCGCGATGACCGAGAGAAGCGAGCTGTTTGAGGTTCCCGGCAATTTCGCTCTCGCGGCTGCTGAGCGACAGCGCAGGACGGACCTTGTTTACCTGCCCTTCCACGCCGCGCTGCACGCCGAGATCGCAAGACGGCTTGCGAGCGGGCGCCGACCTGTCATCGTTACTGTGCACAGCTTCACGCCCATCTATTTCGGCACGCGGCGCGACGTTGAACTCGGCATAATACACGATGCCGATCCGCGCCTGGCAGAAGCCGTCCTTGCCGAGGCGAAGGCCCGGACGGGCCTGAATTGCCGACTCAACGAGCCCTATTCGGCCGCCGACGGCGTCACGCACTTGCTCCGCCTTCAGGCGACACCTTACGGGCTTCCCAATGTCATGCTGGAAATACGCAATAACCTTATCGCCGACGACGTTGCGGTCGCTGCGATGGCCGAAGGCCTCACTCCGGTGCTGACCGCTGCGCTGGACCGGATCGGGCGCGCGGCGATGGAAAGGGCGGCCGTCTGA
- a CDS encoding TRAP transporter substrate-binding protein: protein MTTRRKFLTAGAAAGAASLAAPAVHGQSPIKWRLQTYAGAALGEHVVKPAIDSFNKIADGQMEIELYFADQLVPTGELFQAMQRGTIDAVQSDDDSMASPTEVTVFGGYFPFASRYSLDVPVLFHQWGLNEIWDEEYSKVGVKHISAGAWDPCHFATKDPINSLADLQGKRVFTFPTAGRFLSQFGVVPVTLPWEDIEVAVQTGELDGVAWSGITEDYTVGWADVTNYFLTNNISGAWIGHFFSNMDRWNELPENMQELIRMCFDSSHYYRQHWYWGGEAKLRVDGTKMELTSIPDEEWAQVEAAARAFWDEIAAESETKAKIVSIFKAYNEAMDKAGRPYRYT from the coding sequence ATGACAACGAGACGCAAATTCCTCACCGCAGGCGCCGCTGCAGGTGCCGCATCGCTCGCTGCTCCCGCTGTGCACGGCCAATCGCCGATCAAGTGGCGGCTTCAGACCTATGCCGGCGCCGCGCTCGGCGAGCATGTCGTCAAGCCGGCCATCGACAGCTTCAACAAGATCGCCGACGGCCAGATGGAGATCGAGCTCTATTTCGCCGACCAGCTCGTACCGACGGGCGAGCTTTTCCAGGCGATGCAGCGCGGCACGATCGACGCCGTTCAGTCCGATGACGATTCGATGGCCTCGCCGACCGAGGTCACCGTCTTCGGCGGCTACTTCCCGTTCGCGTCACGCTATTCGCTCGATGTGCCGGTGCTGTTCCACCAGTGGGGCCTGAACGAGATCTGGGACGAGGAATATTCCAAGGTCGGTGTGAAGCACATCTCGGCCGGTGCCTGGGACCCCTGCCACTTTGCGACGAAGGACCCGATCAACTCGCTTGCCGATCTTCAGGGCAAGCGGGTCTTCACCTTCCCGACAGCAGGTCGATTCCTTTCTCAATTCGGCGTCGTACCGGTGACGCTCCCGTGGGAGGACATCGAGGTCGCCGTGCAAACCGGCGAGCTCGATGGTGTCGCATGGTCGGGCATCACCGAGGATTACACGGTGGGCTGGGCCGACGTGACGAACTACTTCCTGACGAACAACATCTCGGGCGCCTGGATTGGACACTTCTTCTCCAATATGGACCGCTGGAACGAACTGCCGGAGAACATGCAGGAACTCATCAGAATGTGCTTCGATTCCAGCCACTACTACCGCCAGCACTGGTACTGGGGCGGCGAGGCGAAGCTGCGCGTCGACGGAACGAAGATGGAACTGACTTCAATTCCCGACGAGGAGTGGGCGCAGGTCGAAGCGGCCGCCCGCGCCTTCTGGGACGAGATCGCGGCGGAAAGCGAAACCAAGGCCAAGATCGTCTCTATATTCAAGGCCTACAACGAGGCGATGGACAAGGCTGGGCGACCGTACCGCTACACCTAA
- a CDS encoding dipeptidase, translated as MIPVIDGHNDFLLRLLLAPERRETIWLKGDGTGQLDLPRMKAGGFAGGFFAVYVPSPTASGASDYDAVMDAPPYDLPLPDPIDAHAAQPIAAAMIGHLMWMERTGTLTVCRCVSELRDAMDDGRIAAILHFEGAEAIGTDLDALHLWHAAGLRSLGPVWSRPTLFGHGVPFRFPGSPDTGPGLTDAGKVLVSECNRLRIMVDLSHLNEKGFEDVANISDAPLVATHSNAHAVTPSTRNLTDRQLDAIRASNGLVGLNFATVFLSPDGRKSPFKGWEPILRHLDHLIDRLGEDRVGFGSDFDGATMPEEIGDVAGLPRLIDALRKHGYDDALIEKLAYRNWLAVLERVWGE; from the coding sequence ATGATCCCGGTTATCGACGGTCACAACGATTTTCTGCTCAGGCTTCTGCTGGCGCCCGAGCGGCGTGAAACGATCTGGCTGAAAGGCGATGGTACGGGCCAACTCGACCTGCCGAGGATGAAGGCCGGAGGCTTCGCGGGCGGCTTCTTCGCGGTATACGTCCCTTCGCCTACCGCGTCCGGCGCGTCCGACTACGATGCAGTCATGGACGCGCCGCCCTATGACCTGCCCCTGCCCGACCCGATCGACGCGCACGCGGCCCAGCCGATCGCGGCGGCGATGATCGGACATCTCATGTGGATGGAGCGAACGGGAACTCTCACCGTCTGCCGATGCGTGAGCGAACTCCGCGATGCGATGGACGACGGCAGGATCGCTGCCATCCTCCATTTCGAAGGCGCCGAGGCGATTGGAACTGACCTCGATGCGCTCCATCTGTGGCATGCGGCGGGGCTCAGATCGCTCGGACCTGTCTGGTCGCGGCCGACATTGTTCGGCCATGGCGTGCCATTCCGCTTCCCCGGATCGCCCGATACCGGTCCGGGCCTGACCGATGCGGGCAAGGTGCTGGTTAGCGAATGCAACCGGCTCCGCATCATGGTCGATCTCAGCCATTTGAACGAGAAAGGTTTCGAAGACGTTGCGAACATCTCCGACGCGCCGCTAGTGGCAACGCATTCGAACGCCCACGCCGTCACGCCGTCAACGCGCAATCTGACCGACAGGCAACTTGACGCGATCCGGGCCTCAAACGGTTTGGTTGGATTGAATTTCGCGACGGTATTCCTGAGCCCGGACGGCCGAAAGTCTCCCTTCAAGGGCTGGGAGCCGATTCTGCGACATCTGGACCACCTGATCGATCGGCTGGGCGAAGATCGCGTCGGATTCGGCTCGGATTTCGACGGGGCGACCATGCCGGAGGAGATCGGCGACGTGGCTGGGCTGCCGCGCTTGATAGACGCGCTACGCAAGCATGGCTACGACGACGCGCTGATCGAAAAGCTCGCCTATCGAAACTGGCTGGCGGTGCTGGAAAGGGTCTGGGGCGAATGA
- a CDS encoding glutamine synthetase family protein: protein MPANLTFDTLKKAVAAGEIDTVLVCFPDMQGRLTGKRFVAQHFVESAWKETHCCNYLLALDVEMYTVPGYKSASWEKGYGDYTLKPDLTTLRRVPWLEGTAMVMADLVDHDTHEDIAVSPRAILKRQVARAKKLGFDAMMATELEFFIFQDSYDALNDSGYRDLQTLGRHNVDYAIFGTTKEEEVMRAIRNGLWRAGVPIENSKGEAEVGQEEVNAKYSDALDTCDNHVIIKNGVKEMCHLQDRSATFMAKYSHDRAGSSSHVHQSLWKAGKPAFRDEKAPHGMSALMRHYVAGQLTYAREITPLLAPFINSYKRFVVGLFAPTKAVWSLDNRTAGFRVCGEGTQAIRVECRIGGADLNPYLACAGLLAAGLAGIEQKLELEPAISGDIYHAKRAREIPKTLGEAAEIMNKSKMLRTAFGDDVVDHYVHAARWEIEEQNRVVTDWELKRGFERL from the coding sequence ATGCCCGCAAATCTGACATTCGACACACTAAAAAAGGCAGTCGCCGCAGGAGAGATCGACACCGTGCTCGTCTGCTTCCCCGACATGCAGGGCCGCCTGACGGGAAAACGCTTCGTGGCGCAGCACTTCGTTGAAAGCGCGTGGAAAGAAACGCATTGCTGTAACTATCTTCTGGCGCTCGACGTTGAGATGTACACGGTCCCCGGATACAAGAGCGCAAGCTGGGAAAAGGGCTACGGCGACTACACTCTTAAGCCCGACCTCACGACTCTGCGGCGCGTGCCCTGGCTGGAAGGAACTGCAATGGTGATGGCCGACCTCGTCGACCACGACACCCACGAGGACATTGCGGTTTCCCCTCGGGCCATTCTCAAGCGTCAGGTGGCACGTGCGAAAAAGCTGGGTTTCGACGCGATGATGGCGACGGAGCTTGAATTCTTCATTTTCCAGGACAGTTACGATGCTTTGAACGACAGCGGGTACCGCGATCTGCAGACGCTTGGGCGTCACAACGTGGACTACGCAATTTTTGGCACGACCAAAGAAGAAGAGGTGATGCGGGCGATCCGCAACGGGCTTTGGCGCGCAGGCGTGCCGATCGAGAATTCAAAGGGCGAGGCCGAGGTCGGTCAGGAAGAAGTCAACGCGAAATACTCCGATGCGCTGGACACCTGCGACAACCACGTGATCATCAAGAACGGCGTGAAGGAGATGTGCCACCTCCAGGACCGCTCCGCGACCTTCATGGCCAAGTACAGCCACGACCGCGCCGGATCGTCGAGCCATGTCCACCAGTCGCTTTGGAAGGCCGGCAAACCCGCCTTCCGCGACGAGAAAGCTCCGCACGGCATGTCTGCACTGATGAGGCACTACGTCGCCGGGCAATTGACCTACGCGCGCGAGATCACGCCATTGCTCGCGCCTTTCATCAACAGCTACAAGCGCTTCGTCGTGGGCCTGTTCGCACCAACGAAAGCGGTCTGGTCGCTCGACAATCGCACCGCCGGGTTCCGCGTCTGTGGCGAAGGCACCCAGGCGATCCGCGTCGAATGCCGCATTGGCGGGGCGGACCTGAATCCCTACCTGGCCTGCGCGGGTCTTCTCGCGGCGGGCCTAGCAGGCATCGAGCAGAAGCTGGAACTGGAGCCCGCGATTTCCGGCGACATCTATCACGCCAAGCGCGCCCGCGAGATTCCCAAGACCCTCGGAGAGGCGGCGGAGATCATGAACAAGTCGAAAATGCTCCGCACCGCGTTCGGGGATGACGTCGTCGATCACTACGTCCACGCTGCGCGGTGGGAGATTGAAGAACAGAACCGCGTCGTGACGGATTGGGAATTGAAACGGGGTTTCGAGCGGCTGTGA
- a CDS encoding MurR/RpiR family transcriptional regulator yields the protein MPGAARTVEQQIKARFDELTRAERQLASHIVRHYPVAALASITALAKAAEVSTPTVVRLVQKLGYRGYPDFQIVVRAEVEERLISPIAKHDRWAEGAPDTHVLNRFADAVVGNLHATLSQIDHAEFDSVARLLADRRRKIYAMGGRITHAMADYFVTHMKVIRRDVTLISDMSNAWPPALIDMAAGDVLLAFDIRRYENNVLSLVEMAADQGAEVVLITDQWVSPAAERARYRFSAHIEAPSAWDSTVAIQVLVETLMAAVQSLTWEETQARMNRLEELYARARFFRRSK from the coding sequence GTGCCGGGTGCCGCGCGAACCGTCGAACAGCAGATCAAGGCGCGCTTCGACGAACTGACGCGCGCCGAACGGCAGTTGGCCTCGCACATCGTGCGGCACTATCCGGTCGCCGCGCTCGCTTCCATCACCGCCCTTGCCAAGGCGGCCGAGGTTTCGACGCCTACAGTGGTGCGACTGGTGCAGAAGCTTGGCTACAGGGGCTATCCGGACTTTCAGATTGTAGTAAGGGCCGAGGTCGAAGAGCGTCTGATCTCGCCCATCGCCAAGCATGACCGCTGGGCGGAGGGTGCACCGGATACGCATGTCCTCAACCGGTTTGCCGACGCTGTCGTGGGGAACCTTCACGCGACTTTGAGCCAGATCGACCACGCGGAATTCGATTCGGTGGCGCGGCTGTTGGCCGACCGGAGGCGCAAGATCTACGCCATGGGCGGGCGGATCACCCATGCGATGGCGGACTACTTCGTGACCCACATGAAGGTCATCCGCCGCGACGTGACGCTGATTTCGGACATGTCGAATGCCTGGCCGCCCGCGCTGATCGACATGGCAGCCGGTGACGTCTTGCTGGCCTTCGATATCCGGCGATACGAGAACAACGTTCTGTCGCTTGTCGAGATGGCCGCAGATCAGGGCGCCGAAGTTGTGCTGATTACCGATCAGTGGGTCTCTCCGGCCGCCGAGCGCGCGCGCTATCGGTTCTCGGCCCATATCGAAGCGCCCTCGGCCTGGGATTCCACGGTGGCGATCCAGGTGCTGGTCGAAACTCTGATGGCGGCTGTGCAAAGCCTCACTTGGGAGGAAACGCAGGCGCGAATGAATAGGCTCGAAGAGCTTTACGCACGGGCGCGGTTCTTCCGGCGGTCTAAGTGA
- a CDS encoding TRAP transporter large permease, with amino-acid sequence MSTDAIALTMFGAMMALLITGQRMFGIIGFVAMVAAILLWGDRGGYDLAFAQSIKLMGWFPLLTLPMFIFMGYVLSESRLADDLYRMFHVWFGPVPGGLAIGTILLMVLISAMNGLSVAGMAIGATIALPELLKRSYDKQMVTGVIQAGSSLGILVPPSVVLVLYAMIARQPVGKLWLAGVLPGLMMAGLFILYIWFRCKLQPQLGPVLSEAERASVTRREKLRLLTAGLLPVGIFLVMMVPFVTGYVRLVESSVIGALAATVAAILKGRMTWEVFETSARQTLAISCMFMWIILAALAFGAVFDGLRAVDALKGLFLEDLGLNRWHILILMQATFLLMGTFLDDTAMLVIVAPLYVPLVDALGFDLIWYGVLYTITTQIAYMTPPFGYNLFLMRAMAPPEVSLGDIYRSIIPFVGVMIIALGLVIAFPEIAMWLPDTLYSQ; translated from the coding sequence ATGTCCACGGATGCCATCGCCCTCACGATGTTCGGCGCAATGATGGCGCTTCTGATCACCGGGCAGCGCATGTTCGGGATCATCGGTTTCGTCGCGATGGTGGCCGCGATCCTTCTCTGGGGCGACCGGGGCGGCTACGACCTCGCCTTCGCGCAGTCGATTAAGTTGATGGGGTGGTTTCCGCTTCTGACGCTGCCGATGTTCATCTTCATGGGCTACGTGCTCAGCGAAAGCCGGCTCGCAGACGATCTCTACCGCATGTTCCATGTCTGGTTTGGCCCGGTCCCCGGCGGACTTGCCATCGGGACAATCCTTCTGATGGTGCTGATCTCGGCGATGAACGGGCTGTCGGTCGCGGGCATGGCGATTGGCGCAACCATCGCGCTGCCGGAACTGCTGAAACGCAGCTACGACAAGCAGATGGTGACCGGCGTGATTCAGGCCGGATCTTCACTCGGCATCCTCGTGCCGCCGTCGGTCGTGCTCGTGCTTTACGCGATGATCGCGCGCCAGCCGGTGGGCAAGCTGTGGCTCGCGGGTGTGCTGCCGGGACTGATGATGGCGGGGCTCTTCATCCTCTATATCTGGTTCCGCTGCAAGTTGCAGCCGCAGCTTGGCCCGGTGCTGTCCGAGGCGGAGCGCGCGTCCGTGACCCGGCGCGAGAAGTTACGGCTCCTCACGGCAGGCCTCCTGCCCGTCGGCATATTCCTCGTGATGATGGTGCCCTTCGTGACGGGCTATGTCCGGCTCGTCGAAAGCTCGGTCATCGGCGCGCTCGCGGCCACGGTCGCGGCGATCCTGAAGGGCCGGATGACCTGGGAAGTCTTCGAGACGTCAGCCCGCCAGACGCTCGCGATCTCCTGCATGTTCATGTGGATCATCCTCGCCGCGCTCGCGTTCGGCGCCGTCTTCGACGGGCTCCGCGCGGTCGATGCGCTGAAAGGACTGTTCCTTGAAGACCTCGGCCTGAACCGCTGGCACATCCTGATCCTCATGCAGGCCACGTTCCTGCTGATGGGTACGTTTCTCGACGATACGGCGATGCTGGTGATCGTCGCGCCGCTCTACGTGCCCCTTGTCGATGCGCTCGGATTCGATCTCATTTGGTACGGTGTCCTTTACACGATCACGACCCAGATCGCCTATATGACGCCGCCCTTCGGCTACAACCTGTTCCTGATGCGCGCGATGGCCCCGCCCGAAGTCTCGCTCGGCGACATCTATCGCTCGATCATCCCGTTCGTCGGCGTGATGATCATCGCGCTCGGCCTTGTCATCGCCTTTCCCGAAATCGCGATGTGGCTGCCCGACACGCTATACTCACAATAA
- a CDS encoding winged helix-turn-helix domain-containing protein translates to MNLPVLPNKAARRLFLDRHALIEPPSGPAKGDDLLTLIHRLGFVQVDSINTVERAHHMILWSRRQSYRPGNLKRLIEKDRRLFEHWTHDASVIPTEFFRWWKLRFARDGERILSRWSNWQGPEFHNKVEDVRAHVCAGGPVGSGEVGEDEQRGKGGWWEWHPSKTALEFLWRTGELCVCHRRNFAKIYDLTERIYPDAHSCAVPTEAETIDWACNAALDRLGFATSGEIAAFWDLVTPVEAKDWCASARARGDIMEIAVEGADRNPRRCFARPDILKAAAAVPEPAGRIRILSPFDPALRDRNRAERLFGFRYRIEVFVPEAKREYGYYVFPVMEQDRLIGRIDAKCLRSDGALSVAAFWPEQGVSMGKGRFARLDAELARLGQFTGCRDVRYADKWLRLT, encoded by the coding sequence ATGAACCTGCCGGTCCTTCCCAACAAGGCCGCGCGGCGCCTATTCCTCGACCGTCACGCGCTGATCGAACCACCTTCCGGCCCCGCCAAGGGCGACGATCTTCTGACGCTTATCCACCGGCTCGGCTTTGTGCAGGTCGACAGCATCAACACGGTAGAACGTGCCCATCACATGATCCTCTGGTCGCGCCGACAGAGCTACCGCCCTGGAAATCTCAAGCGGCTGATCGAAAAGGACCGGAGGCTGTTCGAACACTGGACACATGACGCCTCGGTGATCCCGACCGAATTCTTCCGCTGGTGGAAGTTGCGCTTCGCGCGCGACGGCGAGCGTATCCTCAGCCGCTGGTCGAATTGGCAAGGGCCCGAGTTCCACAACAAGGTCGAGGACGTGCGCGCCCATGTCTGCGCGGGCGGACCCGTCGGCTCGGGCGAGGTGGGCGAAGACGAACAGCGCGGAAAGGGCGGCTGGTGGGAATGGCATCCGTCGAAGACCGCGCTCGAATTCCTTTGGCGGACCGGCGAACTTTGTGTCTGTCACCGGCGAAACTTCGCGAAGATCTATGATCTCACTGAACGCATCTATCCAGACGCCCATAGCTGCGCGGTCCCGACCGAGGCCGAGACCATCGACTGGGCCTGCAATGCCGCGCTCGACCGGCTGGGCTTCGCGACCTCGGGCGAGATTGCAGCATTTTGGGATCTCGTGACGCCGGTCGAGGCGAAGGACTGGTGTGCAAGCGCCCGCGCCCGCGGCGATATCATGGAAATCGCGGTCGAGGGCGCAGACCGCAATCCGCGCCGATGCTTCGCTCGGCCCGACATCCTCAAGGCCGCCGCGGCAGTGCCCGAGCCCGCCGGCCGCATTCGCATCCTCTCGCCCTTCGATCCTGCGCTGCGGGACCGGAACCGGGCCGAGCGGCTCTTTGGCTTCCGCTACCGGATCGAGGTTTTCGTCCCCGAGGCCAAGCGAGAATACGGCTACTACGTTTTTCCGGTGATGGAGCAGGATCGGCTGATCGGCCGGATAGACGCGAAATGCCTACGCAGCGACGGCGCGCTATCCGTTGCCGCCTTCTGGCCCGAACAAGGCGTCTCGATGGGTAAGGGGCGCTTCGCCCGGCTGGACGCCGAACTCGCTCGCCTTGGCCAGTTCACCGGTTGCCGGGATGTTCGCTACGCCGACAAGTGGCTTCGGCTCACTTAG